One Cellulosimicrobium protaetiae genomic region harbors:
- the thiS gene encoding sulfur carrier protein ThiS, translated as MTPPAPTALVNGEPYPLDAPVHLEQLVAALVPAYVADGTPQGVAVAVDDAVVPRGSWATTVVAPGDRIEIVTAVQGG; from the coding sequence ATGACCCCACCCGCTCCGACCGCGCTCGTCAACGGCGAGCCCTACCCGCTCGACGCACCCGTGCACCTCGAGCAGCTCGTCGCGGCGCTCGTGCCCGCGTACGTCGCCGACGGGACGCCGCAGGGCGTCGCCGTCGCCGTGGACGACGCCGTCGTGCCGCGCGGCTCGTGGGCGACGACCGTCGTCGCGCCCGGCGACCGCATCGAGATCGTGACCGCCGTCCAGGGCGGCTGA
- a CDS encoding thiazole synthase, translated as MTTTDSSPATANRPTEGDDPLVVAGTTIGSRLVMGTGGAANLLTLEDALVASGTALTTVAMRRVAVRAGGEASPDAGIWALLARLGIRALPNTAGCFSVREAVLTAHLAREACGTEWVKLEVIADDVTLLPDPVGLVDAADQLVRDGFVVLPYTNDDPILARRLEDVGCAAVMPLGAPIGTGLGILNPRNIEAIAAAARVPVILDAGIGTASDAAQAMELGCDGVLLATAVTRAADPVRMAHAMRLAVESGRLAAGAGRIPRREGALASSSPDGRLDLAL; from the coding sequence GTGACCACGACCGACAGCTCCCCCGCGACCGCGAACCGACCGACGGAGGGCGACGACCCGCTCGTCGTCGCCGGGACGACCATCGGGTCGCGCCTCGTCATGGGGACCGGCGGGGCGGCGAACCTGCTCACGCTCGAGGACGCGCTCGTCGCGTCCGGCACCGCGCTGACGACCGTCGCGATGCGCCGCGTCGCGGTGCGCGCCGGCGGCGAGGCCAGCCCCGACGCCGGGATCTGGGCGCTCCTCGCCCGCCTCGGCATCCGGGCTCTGCCCAACACGGCCGGGTGCTTCTCCGTGCGCGAGGCCGTGCTCACGGCGCACCTCGCGCGCGAGGCGTGCGGCACCGAGTGGGTCAAGCTCGAGGTGATCGCCGACGACGTCACGCTCCTGCCCGACCCGGTCGGGCTCGTCGACGCGGCCGACCAGCTCGTGCGCGACGGGTTCGTCGTGCTGCCCTACACGAACGACGACCCGATCCTCGCGCGCCGGCTCGAGGACGTCGGCTGCGCCGCCGTCATGCCGCTCGGTGCACCGATCGGCACCGGGCTCGGCATCCTCAACCCCCGCAACATCGAGGCGATCGCCGCCGCGGCCCGCGTGCCGGTCATCCTCGACGCCGGGATCGGGACGGCGTCCGACGCCGCGCAGGCGATGGAGCTCGGCTGCGACGGCGTCCTGCTCGCGACCGCCGTGACGCGCGCGGCAGACCCGGTCCGCATGGCGCACGCGATGCGCCTCGCGGTCGAGTCGGGCCGCCTCGCCGCCGGCGCCGGCCGCATCCCCCGCCGCGAGGGCGCGCTCGCGAGCTCGTCGCCCGACGGCCGCCTCGACCTCGCCCTGTAG
- a CDS encoding LysE family translocator encodes MTVPEALLAFAAVAGVLTIVPGLDTALVLRSTVTRSRGHGVAALLGIQAGTLVWGVAAAAGAAALLAASRVAYQVLTVAGAGYLVWLGAALLWSSFRRRPEGDGVAVPPPVGGRGRDFLMGLTTNLLNPKVGVFYVATIPQFVPEGVNPLAMGASLAGVHCVLGSAWLTGVVLAAGSVGPRLRGSGAVRWVDRVTGGVLVVLGARLAATTRL; translated from the coding sequence GTGACCGTGCCTGAGGCGTTGCTGGCTTTCGCGGCCGTCGCCGGCGTCCTGACGATCGTCCCCGGTCTGGACACCGCGCTCGTGCTGCGTAGCACCGTGACGCGATCCCGGGGGCACGGCGTCGCGGCCCTGCTCGGGATCCAGGCAGGGACGCTCGTCTGGGGCGTCGCCGCGGCGGCCGGGGCCGCAGCGCTCCTTGCCGCGAGCCGGGTCGCGTACCAGGTGCTGACCGTCGCCGGAGCCGGGTATCTCGTGTGGTTGGGCGCAGCCTTGCTCTGGTCCTCGTTCCGCCGCCGACCAGAGGGTGACGGTGTCGCCGTCCCACCGCCGGTCGGGGGGCGTGGCCGCGACTTCCTCATGGGTCTGACGACGAACCTGCTCAATCCCAAGGTGGGAGTCTTCTACGTCGCCACGATCCCCCAGTTCGTCCCGGAGGGCGTGAACCCGTTGGCGATGGGAGCGTCGCTGGCCGGGGTGCACTGCGTGCTCGGGTCGGCGTGGCTGACCGGGGTCGTGCTCGCGGCCGGTTCGGTCGGCCCTCGGTTGCGCGGCTCCGGTGCCGTGCGGTGGGTCGACCGCGTCACCGGTGGGGTGCTCGTCGTGCTCGGAGCGCGGCTCGCTGCGACCACTCGTCTCTGA
- a CDS encoding ThiF family adenylyltransferase, translating into MTTPPLAPLVAPGPALSTAELERYARHLALPGVGPEGQRRLAAARVLVVGAGGLGSPALLYLAAAGVGTIGIVDDDVVDTSNLQRQVIHGGPDVGRRKVDSARDAIADVNPHVRVVEHALRLDADTALDVLRDYDVVLDGADNFPTRYLVSDAAEVLGLPVVWGSIYRFQGQVSVFWGAPRFAAPDGDAHPGGAAPAGPDDGEARGVTYRDVFPVPPPPGAAPDCATGGVFGAMCGTVGSVMATEAIKLVTGAGTTLLGRLAVYDALDLSWRQLTVRADPTREPVTALLPGDDAYASFCGLVPARPAPTEVSAREAATLLGGEVASSGTAFLLDVREDWEAQVRPVPGAVLVPSGAFLGVPGASEDAVSVALADLPTDRPVLVVCAVGARSARVADVARAAGLDARSVVGGVSALLAELSSAPPR; encoded by the coding sequence ATGACGACGCCCCCGCTCGCACCTCTCGTCGCGCCCGGTCCCGCGCTGAGCACCGCCGAGCTCGAGCGGTACGCGCGCCACCTCGCGCTGCCCGGCGTCGGGCCCGAGGGGCAGCGCCGCCTCGCGGCCGCGCGCGTGCTCGTCGTCGGCGCGGGCGGACTCGGCAGCCCGGCGCTGCTCTACCTCGCCGCCGCGGGCGTCGGCACGATCGGCATCGTCGACGACGACGTGGTCGACACGTCCAACCTGCAGCGCCAGGTCATCCACGGCGGGCCCGACGTCGGACGCCGCAAGGTCGACTCCGCGCGCGACGCGATCGCCGACGTCAACCCGCACGTGCGCGTCGTCGAGCACGCCCTGCGCCTCGACGCGGACACGGCGCTCGACGTGCTTCGCGACTACGACGTCGTGCTCGACGGCGCCGACAACTTCCCCACGCGCTACCTCGTCTCCGACGCGGCCGAGGTGCTCGGCCTGCCCGTCGTCTGGGGCTCGATCTACCGCTTCCAGGGTCAGGTCAGCGTCTTCTGGGGCGCCCCGCGGTTCGCGGCGCCCGACGGCGACGCGCACCCGGGCGGCGCGGCTCCCGCCGGCCCGGACGACGGTGAGGCACGTGGCGTCACGTACCGCGACGTGTTCCCCGTCCCTCCGCCGCCCGGCGCCGCGCCCGACTGCGCGACCGGCGGAGTCTTCGGCGCGATGTGCGGGACCGTCGGCTCCGTCATGGCGACCGAGGCGATCAAGCTCGTGACCGGCGCCGGGACGACGCTGCTCGGCCGCCTCGCCGTCTACGACGCGCTCGACCTCTCCTGGCGCCAGCTCACCGTGCGCGCCGACCCGACGCGCGAGCCGGTCACGGCCCTGCTCCCGGGCGACGACGCCTACGCGTCGTTCTGCGGCCTCGTGCCCGCGCGGCCGGCGCCGACCGAGGTGAGCGCGCGCGAGGCCGCGACGCTGCTCGGGGGCGAGGTCGCGTCGTCGGGCACGGCGTTCCTGCTGGACGTGCGTGAGGACTGGGAGGCGCAGGTGCGCCCGGTGCCCGGGGCCGTGCTGGTCCCGAGCGGTGCGTTCCTGGGCGTCCCGGGTGCGTCCGAGGACGCGGTGAGCGTGGCGCTCGCCGACCTCCCGACCGACCGCCCGGTGCTCGTCGTGTGCGCGGTGGGCGCCCGGTCGGCGCGCGTGGCCGACGTCGCGCGCGCGGCGGGCCTCGACGCTCGCTCGGTCGTCGGCGGCGTCTCCGCCCTCCTCGCCGAGCTGTCGTCGGCCCCGCCGAGGTAG
- a CDS encoding DUF3817 domain-containing protein — translation MTTQDPATPTDAPAAATAEVAAPSTEAARTAIRKARGALSRYRVLAIITGVMLLILCVEMLVKYGVGQFVDVDGIMRYVSWIPFAHGWIYVVYLVTVLDLWTKMRWGWGRLATMVFAGVVPVMSFVLEKKVHAEAEAKLAVLEEQYAA, via the coding sequence ATGACCACGCAGGACCCGGCCACCCCCACCGACGCGCCCGCCGCCGCGACCGCCGAGGTGGCGGCACCCAGCACGGAGGCCGCGCGCACCGCGATCCGCAAGGCGCGCGGTGCCCTCTCCCGCTACCGGGTCCTCGCGATCATCACGGGTGTGATGCTCCTCATCCTGTGCGTCGAGATGCTCGTCAAGTACGGGGTCGGTCAGTTCGTCGACGTCGACGGGATCATGCGGTACGTCTCCTGGATCCCCTTCGCGCACGGCTGGATCTACGTCGTCTACCTCGTCACGGTCCTCGACCTGTGGACCAAGATGCGCTGGGGCTGGGGGCGCCTCGCGACGATGGTGTTCGCGGGCGTCGTGCCGGTCATGTCGTTCGTCCTCGAGAAGAAGGTGCACGCCGAGGCCGAGGCCAAGCTCGCCGTCCTGGAGGAGCAGTACGCGGCATGA
- a CDS encoding ABC transporter transmembrane domain-containing protein: MRPLPLPDPGTPDLRGPTRYLLWLAKRQWTVLTVSVLLGLVNFACQAFQPYMLGRALDEGLTAGFGPALWQWAGLLLALGLGIVVTGVTQHRFDIANWLRSALTTSQLVGDVTARSGDAITEELPTGEVVSTVASDAMRVGQLFSMMGQFLGALGAYVVVAVIMLSTSLQLGLVVVLGLPVVAAVLALLVKPLQQRQAAQREAQGRLTTLGADTVSGLRILRGIGGEGVFVGRYARQSQKVREAGVKVAHTQALLDALQVLLPGLLVVLVVYLGATAAIAGDITPGQLVAFYGYAAFLGWPLQVATQMLNIATRAHVASRKIVRVLAVEPAAGATSATAPMPPEGSPLVDETSGLVLEPGRVIALVSADPDASAAVATRLGRFDDDAESATPVRLGGTLLAELDKHALRRRVVVAEATPQLFSGALRDELDPRGSATEADVLAAVAVADAHDVLDSVPDGLAGELPEKGRSLSGGQRQRVALARALLTEPEVLVLVEPTSAVDAHTEARIAASLADARRGRTTLVVTASPLVLEHVDEVLLLESGRVTARGTHRDLVDRAHASGTAPDDDAARYLRVVGRSLDESPVLARTAPEGGES, translated from the coding sequence GTGCGACCCCTCCCCCTCCCCGACCCGGGGACCCCCGACCTGCGCGGACCGACGCGCTACCTGCTCTGGCTGGCCAAGCGCCAGTGGACCGTCCTGACCGTCTCCGTCCTGCTCGGGCTGGTCAACTTCGCGTGCCAGGCGTTCCAGCCGTACATGCTCGGCCGTGCTCTCGACGAGGGGCTCACCGCGGGGTTCGGGCCGGCGCTGTGGCAGTGGGCCGGCCTGCTGCTCGCCCTGGGGCTCGGGATCGTCGTCACGGGAGTGACGCAGCACCGGTTCGACATCGCGAACTGGCTGCGCTCGGCGCTCACCACGTCGCAGCTCGTGGGCGACGTCACCGCGCGCTCCGGCGACGCGATCACGGAGGAGCTGCCCACGGGCGAGGTCGTGTCGACGGTGGCGAGCGACGCCATGCGCGTCGGACAGCTCTTCTCGATGATGGGCCAGTTCCTCGGCGCGCTCGGGGCGTACGTCGTGGTGGCCGTCATCATGCTCTCGACGTCGCTCCAGCTCGGGCTCGTCGTCGTGCTGGGCCTGCCCGTGGTCGCGGCCGTGCTCGCGCTCCTCGTCAAGCCGCTGCAGCAGCGCCAGGCCGCGCAGCGCGAGGCGCAGGGCCGCCTCACGACGCTCGGCGCCGACACCGTCTCCGGACTGCGCATCCTGCGCGGCATCGGCGGCGAGGGCGTGTTCGTCGGCCGCTACGCACGCCAGTCGCAGAAGGTGCGCGAGGCGGGCGTCAAGGTCGCGCACACGCAGGCGCTGCTCGACGCGCTCCAGGTCCTCCTGCCGGGCCTCCTCGTCGTGCTCGTCGTCTACCTGGGCGCGACGGCGGCGATCGCGGGCGACATCACGCCCGGCCAGCTCGTCGCGTTCTACGGGTACGCCGCGTTCCTCGGCTGGCCGCTGCAGGTCGCGACGCAGATGCTCAACATCGCGACGCGCGCCCACGTCGCGTCGCGCAAGATCGTGCGCGTCCTCGCGGTCGAGCCCGCCGCGGGCGCCACCTCCGCGACCGCGCCCATGCCGCCCGAGGGCAGCCCGCTCGTCGACGAGACGAGCGGGCTGGTCCTCGAGCCCGGTCGCGTCATCGCGCTCGTGTCCGCGGACCCCGACGCGTCCGCCGCCGTCGCCACGCGCCTCGGCCGGTTCGACGACGACGCGGAGTCCGCCACGCCCGTGCGGCTCGGCGGGACGCTGCTCGCCGAGCTCGACAAGCACGCGCTGCGGCGGCGGGTCGTCGTCGCCGAGGCGACGCCCCAGCTCTTCTCGGGCGCGCTGCGCGACGAGCTCGACCCGCGGGGCTCCGCGACCGAGGCGGACGTGCTCGCCGCGGTCGCCGTCGCCGACGCCCACGACGTGCTCGACTCCGTCCCGGACGGCCTCGCGGGCGAGCTGCCCGAGAAGGGCCGCTCCCTCTCGGGCGGCCAGCGCCAGCGTGTCGCCCTCGCCCGGGCCCTGCTCACCGAGCCCGAGGTGCTCGTGCTCGTCGAGCCGACGAGCGCGGTCGACGCGCACACCGAGGCACGGATCGCCGCGAGCCTCGCCGACGCGCGTCGCGGGCGCACGACGCTCGTCGTCACCGCGTCGCCTCTCGTGCTCGAGCACGTCGACGAGGTGCTGCTCCTCGAGAGCGGTCGCGTCACCGCGCGCGGCACGCACCGCGACCTCGTCGACCGCGCCCACGCGTCCGGCACCGCGCCGGACGACGACGCGGCCCGCTACCTGCGCGTCGTCGGGCGCTCGCTCGACGAGTCGCCCGTCCTCGCCCGCACCGCACCCGAAGGAGGAGAGTCGTGA
- a CDS encoding ABC transporter ATP-binding protein yields the protein MKLPVADGPTVRSAAGLLFARHRGTFVLIAVLHTLAAVAGLVGPWLLGRLVDAVTEGTTSSYVTTVVAVGAGAVVAQAVLRRYAQRLSMVFGETVFAELREDLVETVTSLPLSTVERAGTGDLVARTTNDVDRIQHAVRFGVPQLLVAVVTLVLTVVASVVVAPLVALALFVGVPLLVVVSRWYLKRASAGYQREAAAYATLNGTITENVEGARTVDALSLTERRKARVRADLTEAFESERYTLGLRTVLFPGIDLAIAIAPVAALVWGAWLLSQGQTTLGAVATVTTYAFQLAGPVWNLIFWLDEIQVAAASYARIVGVAQVPGDRTATGEVPDGDRLVARDVEYAYREGRPVLHGVSLDLEPGERLAVVGPSGAGKSTLGRMLAGIHPPTAGSVRSGGVRLVDLPLEDLRREVALVTQEHHVFVGTLADNLRLAKVDAGETELLDALDAVDARGWAESLPDGLETTVGSGGHVLTPAQAQQVALARLVLLDPHTLVLDEATSLLDPRAARHLERSLDAVLSGRTVVAIAHRLHTAHDADRVAVVDAGRIAEIGPHDELVAAGGDYARLWESWQQE from the coding sequence GTGAAGCTCCCCGTCGCCGACGGTCCCACCGTCCGCAGCGCCGCCGGGCTCCTCTTCGCCCGCCACCGCGGCACGTTCGTGCTCATCGCCGTGCTGCACACCCTGGCCGCCGTCGCCGGTCTCGTCGGGCCGTGGCTGCTCGGCCGCCTCGTCGACGCCGTCACCGAGGGCACGACCTCGTCCTACGTGACGACCGTCGTCGCCGTCGGTGCGGGGGCCGTCGTCGCGCAGGCCGTGCTGCGCCGGTACGCGCAGCGCCTGTCCATGGTGTTCGGCGAGACGGTGTTCGCCGAGCTCCGCGAGGACCTCGTCGAGACGGTGACCTCGCTCCCCCTCTCGACCGTCGAGCGCGCCGGTACGGGCGACCTCGTCGCACGCACGACCAACGACGTCGACCGCATCCAGCACGCGGTGCGGTTCGGCGTGCCGCAGCTCCTCGTCGCGGTCGTGACGCTCGTGCTCACGGTCGTGGCGTCGGTCGTCGTGGCGCCGCTGGTCGCGCTGGCGCTGTTCGTCGGCGTGCCGCTGCTCGTGGTCGTCTCGCGCTGGTACCTCAAGCGCGCGTCGGCCGGCTACCAGCGCGAGGCCGCCGCCTACGCGACGCTCAACGGCACCATCACGGAGAACGTGGAGGGCGCTCGCACCGTCGACGCGCTCTCGCTCACCGAGCGGCGCAAGGCCCGCGTCCGCGCCGACCTCACGGAAGCGTTCGAGTCGGAGCGGTACACGCTCGGGCTGCGCACGGTGCTGTTCCCCGGCATCGACCTCGCGATCGCGATCGCCCCGGTCGCCGCGCTCGTGTGGGGCGCGTGGCTGCTCTCGCAGGGCCAGACCACGCTCGGCGCCGTCGCCACGGTGACGACGTACGCGTTCCAGCTCGCCGGTCCGGTGTGGAACCTCATCTTCTGGCTCGACGAGATCCAGGTCGCCGCGGCGTCGTACGCGCGCATCGTCGGCGTCGCGCAGGTCCCGGGCGACCGGACCGCGACGGGTGAGGTGCCGGACGGCGACCGCCTCGTGGCGCGCGACGTCGAGTACGCGTACCGCGAAGGACGCCCCGTGCTGCACGGCGTCTCGCTCGACCTGGAGCCGGGCGAACGGCTCGCCGTGGTCGGTCCGTCGGGCGCGGGGAAGTCGACCCTCGGACGCATGCTCGCGGGCATCCACCCGCCGACGGCGGGGTCCGTCCGCTCGGGCGGCGTCCGGCTCGTCGACCTGCCGCTGGAGGACCTGCGCCGCGAGGTCGCGCTCGTCACGCAGGAGCACCACGTGTTCGTCGGGACGCTCGCCGACAACCTCCGGCTCGCGAAGGTCGACGCGGGCGAGACCGAGCTGCTCGACGCGCTGGACGCCGTGGACGCCCGCGGCTGGGCCGAGTCCCTGCCCGACGGGCTGGAGACCACGGTCGGGTCGGGCGGGCACGTGCTCACCCCCGCACAGGCGCAGCAGGTCGCGCTCGCGCGCCTCGTGCTCCTCGACCCGCACACGCTCGTGCTCGACGAGGCGACGTCGCTGCTCGACCCGCGCGCTGCCCGGCACCTGGAGCGCTCGCTCGACGCCGTGCTCTCCGGGCGCACGGTGGTGGCGATCGCGCACCGCCTGCACACCGCGCACGACGCCGACCGCGTCGCCGTCGTCGACGCCGGACGGATCGCCGAGATCGGGCCGCACGACGAGCTCGTGGCCGCAGGCGGGGACTATGCGCGGCTGTGGGAGTCCTGGCAGCAGGAGTAG
- a CDS encoding GNAT family N-acetyltransferase: protein MVLMPDTTSDAPHDLPSLPSPWRARVPGYADIDALVGLRRLDELQGTGSTHVDPAGIESEVAGLASWTRRQLVAVGPDDVPHAWITVHDRAAGRATVWGYFDRDVDEVDAIADAFYRWTERTAVAMARLRGVSTTRLDESPFADDTRQTGWLTRAGYARRRSWLHMTRPVTADEAALTPRARVTVRPVERHQNGLPVAADLQVVHQMLETSFQDHFNSYRESFSEFVQRLREDPGHSWDHWWLAYVETDDGHRVAAGTVVCSSLAALPGGARGTYVEYIGVTRAARGRGVAKSLLATVIADAARDGRDRVALEVDADSPTKADQLYRSLGWETDYVTESWFKDLAVEG, encoded by the coding sequence ATGGTGCTGATGCCTGACACCACGAGCGACGCCCCGCACGACCTCCCGTCCCTCCCGAGCCCGTGGCGGGCCCGGGTCCCCGGCTACGCCGACATCGACGCCCTCGTCGGGCTGCGGCGTCTGGACGAGCTGCAGGGGACGGGCTCGACGCACGTCGACCCCGCCGGGATCGAGTCCGAGGTCGCGGGACTGGCGTCGTGGACGCGTCGCCAGCTCGTCGCCGTCGGGCCGGACGACGTGCCCCACGCCTGGATCACGGTGCACGACCGCGCGGCCGGGCGGGCGACCGTCTGGGGCTACTTCGACCGCGACGTGGACGAGGTCGACGCGATCGCCGACGCGTTCTACCGATGGACGGAGCGCACGGCGGTCGCGATGGCACGCCTGCGCGGTGTCTCGACGACGCGTCTGGACGAGAGCCCGTTCGCCGACGACACGCGCCAGACCGGCTGGCTCACGCGGGCAGGCTACGCCAGACGGCGGAGCTGGTTGCACATGACCCGCCCCGTCACGGCGGACGAGGCCGCGCTGACGCCCCGCGCGCGCGTCACGGTGCGCCCGGTCGAGCGGCACCAGAACGGCTTGCCCGTCGCGGCCGACCTCCAGGTCGTGCACCAGATGCTGGAGACGTCCTTCCAGGACCACTTCAACTCCTACCGCGAGAGCTTCTCGGAGTTCGTGCAGCGGCTCCGCGAGGACCCGGGACACAGCTGGGACCACTGGTGGCTCGCGTACGTCGAGACGGACGACGGCCACCGCGTCGCGGCGGGCACGGTGGTGTGCTCGTCGCTCGCCGCCCTCCCGGGCGGCGCACGCGGCACCTACGTCGAGTACATCGGGGTCACACGCGCCGCCCGGGGCCGCGGCGTGGCGAAGTCGCTGCTCGCCACGGTGATCGCGGACGCAGCGCGCGACGGGCGCGACCGCGTGGCGCTCGAGGTCGACGCGGACTCCCCCACGAAGGCCGACCAGCTCTACCGCTCGCTCGGTTGGGAGACGGACTACGTCACCGAGTCGTGGTTCAAGGACCTCGCCGTCGAGGGCTGA
- a CDS encoding SURF1 family protein — protein sequence MPEPTARRSFWAVARQPRVIGLLVLFLLAAAVCARLGVWQLDRAQQRAELAAQQEAAELEAVGPEGLGVLLPPQSTFPGELVGRQAWVEGEYEPDGQLVVAGRALDGRTGYLVLTPLRVTDDGTAGESWAELSGAPVLPVVRGWVEEPDDAAALVVPEGEVRLTGYLQASEAAGELVLPAGQTDAIATGELVNVWGGPIYSGYLVLLSSDPPQVSAADGGPAQLPRPTIEGGTGLNLQNLFYALQWWVFGGFAVLLWVRLVRDEAAGGARRARGDGSGIAGLPGD from the coding sequence GTGCCCGAGCCCACCGCCCGCCGTTCGTTCTGGGCGGTCGCCCGCCAGCCACGCGTGATCGGGCTGCTCGTGCTGTTCCTCCTCGCCGCGGCGGTGTGCGCGCGGCTCGGCGTCTGGCAGCTCGACCGCGCGCAGCAGCGCGCCGAGCTCGCGGCGCAGCAGGAGGCCGCCGAGCTCGAGGCCGTCGGCCCGGAAGGCCTCGGCGTTCTCCTCCCTCCGCAGTCCACGTTCCCCGGCGAGCTCGTCGGCCGGCAGGCGTGGGTCGAGGGGGAGTACGAGCCGGACGGCCAGCTCGTCGTCGCCGGTCGAGCGCTCGACGGTCGGACCGGCTACCTCGTCCTCACCCCGCTGCGCGTCACCGACGACGGCACGGCAGGGGAGTCGTGGGCCGAGCTGTCCGGCGCGCCCGTGCTCCCCGTCGTCCGCGGATGGGTGGAGGAGCCCGACGACGCGGCGGCGCTCGTCGTGCCCGAGGGCGAGGTGCGGCTCACGGGTTACCTGCAGGCCTCCGAGGCCGCGGGGGAGCTGGTGCTCCCGGCGGGTCAGACGGACGCGATCGCCACGGGCGAGCTCGTCAACGTCTGGGGCGGACCCATCTACTCGGGGTACCTCGTGCTCCTCTCGTCCGACCCCCCGCAGGTCTCCGCCGCCGACGGCGGCCCGGCCCAGCTCCCGCGCCCGACGATCGAGGGCGGCACCGGCCTGAACCTGCAGAACCTGTTCTACGCGCTGCAGTGGTGGGTGTTCGGCGGGTTCGCCGTGCTGCTGTGGGTCCGGCTCGTGCGGGACGAGGCCGCGGGCGGAGCGCGCCGCGCGCGCGGCGACGGCTCCGGGATCGCCGGCCTGCCCGGCGACTGA